The Acidimicrobiia bacterium genome includes a window with the following:
- a CDS encoding alpha/beta fold hydrolase: MIRRRTTPFALLALLIAVSACTAIEIPDHFGVESTTGTSERTTTSSADDPASTTTGSPEEAPTATLTTLVPLDPVTFESLSGIYIIPNYSGRTSRSLARWERDVPEVEDIRITSTADGAEQPALWLAPSGERDQPLLVVLHSWSAPYLQHASIPFALWARENGWALIAPNYRGANTHADAVASELAVQDVVDAIDYAVAQDGVDADRVYTVGYSGGGMMSLILAGRHPDRVTAVAAWSPVYDLIDFYRRAGQSYPWQIRTACGGDPTSNAEAEEECRRRSPSTYLETAREHGVPVFIAQGSADWLLPPSHSVNAFNVLADPEDHLTAEEVEAIGRRRLPEHLAGSITTETFFGDGDPRVVFARQSANVWLVLFQAGHEMAYAPALRWFATDPR, from the coding sequence GTGATACGCCGTAGAACGACCCCATTCGCCCTTCTCGCCCTGCTCATCGCGGTGTCCGCCTGCACCGCGATCGAGATCCCCGACCACTTCGGCGTCGAGTCGACGACGGGTACTTCCGAGCGGACCACCACGAGTTCGGCCGACGACCCTGCCTCGACCACGACCGGATCCCCCGAAGAAGCCCCGACCGCGACCTTGACCACCCTGGTGCCGCTTGACCCGGTGACTTTCGAGTCGCTGAGCGGGATCTACATCATCCCCAACTACAGCGGCCGCACTTCACGCAGCCTGGCGCGCTGGGAACGGGACGTCCCGGAGGTCGAGGACATTCGGATCACGTCCACCGCGGACGGTGCCGAACAGCCTGCACTCTGGTTGGCTCCGAGCGGTGAGCGGGACCAACCCCTCCTGGTGGTCCTCCACTCCTGGAGCGCTCCCTACCTGCAGCACGCCAGCATCCCCTTCGCCCTATGGGCCCGGGAGAACGGCTGGGCGCTGATCGCCCCCAACTACCGGGGGGCCAACACGCACGCCGATGCGGTGGCATCGGAGCTCGCTGTCCAGGACGTGGTCGACGCGATCGACTATGCGGTAGCCCAAGATGGGGTCGACGCTGATCGGGTGTACACCGTCGGCTACTCCGGTGGCGGCATGATGTCGCTCATCCTGGCGGGCCGCCATCCCGACCGGGTAACCGCCGTGGCGGCGTGGTCGCCGGTGTACGACCTGATCGACTTCTACCGCCGGGCGGGACAGTCGTACCCCTGGCAGATCCGGACCGCCTGCGGCGGCGACCCGACCTCCAACGCGGAGGCCGAGGAAGAATGTCGGCGTCGGAGCCCGTCGACTTATCTGGAGACCGCCAGGGAGCATGGCGTGCCGGTGTTCATCGCACAGGGCAGTGCCGACTGGTTGCTCCCGCCGAGCCACTCAGTAAACGCCTTCAACGTGCTCGCCGACCCCGAGGACCACCTGACCGCCGAGGAGGTGGAGGCGATTGGGCGCCGGCGCCTCCCCGAACACCTCGCCGGGTCGATCACCACCGAAACCTTCTTCGGCGATGGGGACCCCCGTGTGGTGTTCGCCCGGCAGTCGGCCAACGTCTGGCTGGTCCTCTTCCAGGCAGGGCACGAGATGGCCTACGCGCCAGCGCTCCGCTGGTTCGCCACTGATCCTCGCTGA
- a CDS encoding acyltransferase, whose protein sequence is MERIPALDGLRAIAIVMVVGYHVDNSLVPAGFWGVLLFFALSGYLITRLLCVEVDRDQRLDVRSFYLKRGLRLLPALIVVCLVLLVVGTDWASVTPALGYYANYARVAGADLGLLTHTWSLAVEEHFYLLWPLVIGAVPATQRVRVVGLLAAVAIAWRVVAIQVMSPGWVYNATDTNAAALLAGCYLAVARPRPWRWTGWSVPALLVLMFLPVFGEEGSAFLWGGFVAIALGVVAIQHAVTRPAWLEGRVLVWLGQISYGLYLWHYVFVRSDSIPIWVALPLTVVVAAASWYLVEEPIRRLRERFGDRRPRRDSQVGVGNGRATGSGAAVVEAPGPPHFDNAVAGRRSRRVGKRR, encoded by the coding sequence ATGGAGCGCATACCAGCACTCGACGGACTGCGCGCCATCGCCATCGTGATGGTGGTCGGCTACCACGTCGACAATAGCCTCGTGCCTGCGGGATTCTGGGGCGTGCTCCTGTTCTTCGCCCTGTCGGGCTACCTGATCACGCGGCTGTTGTGTGTCGAGGTCGACAGGGATCAACGGCTGGATGTGAGGTCCTTCTACCTGAAACGCGGGCTTCGCCTGTTACCCGCTCTGATCGTGGTCTGCCTGGTGCTGCTGGTCGTCGGCACCGACTGGGCCAGCGTGACTCCGGCACTCGGGTACTACGCCAACTATGCACGGGTCGCGGGGGCCGACCTCGGACTGCTCACCCACACCTGGTCCCTTGCGGTGGAGGAGCACTTCTATCTGCTGTGGCCGCTGGTGATCGGTGCCGTGCCGGCGACGCAGCGCGTACGCGTTGTCGGTCTCCTGGCCGCAGTGGCCATCGCCTGGAGGGTGGTGGCGATCCAGGTGATGTCACCGGGTTGGGTGTACAACGCCACCGACACCAACGCTGCCGCCCTGCTCGCCGGGTGCTACCTCGCCGTCGCCCGACCGCGTCCCTGGAGGTGGACGGGGTGGTCGGTTCCCGCATTGCTCGTCCTGATGTTCCTCCCCGTATTCGGCGAGGAGGGTTCTGCCTTCCTCTGGGGTGGCTTCGTCGCCATCGCCCTCGGCGTGGTGGCGATCCAGCACGCCGTCACCCGACCCGCCTGGTTGGAAGGGCGGGTGCTGGTGTGGCTCGGGCAGATCTCCTACGGGCTCTACCTGTGGCACTACGTGTTCGTGCGCAGCGACTCCATCCCCATCTGGGTGGCGCTCCCGCTCACGGTCGTCGTGGCTGCCGCCTCCTGGTACCTCGTGGAGGAGCCGATCCGACGGTTGCGGGAGCGTTTCGGTGACCGGAGGCCGAGGAGGGACTCCCAGGTCGGTGTGGGCAACGGGCGAGCGACGGGCAGCGGAGCCGCCGTCGTGGAAGCGCCAGGCCCTCCGCACTTCGACAACGCAGTCGCCGGTCGTCGGTCCCGACGGGTGGGTAAACGGCGCTGA
- a CDS encoding MogA/MoaB family molybdenum cofactor biosynthesis protein, producing MKAVVVTVSDRVSRGEAEDRSGPAAFAALEALGFSPELRVVSDGIEPVAGAIRGAVADGAVLVVTTGGTGLAPRDLTPEATASVIERPAPGISEAMRAATFGDNPHGMLSRGVSGVIGSTLVVNLPGSVAGVTEGLAVAGPALVHAVRLLTGVSGEH from the coding sequence ATGAAGGCGGTAGTGGTCACGGTCTCGGACCGGGTGAGCCGCGGCGAAGCCGAGGATCGTTCGGGACCGGCCGCGTTCGCCGCGTTGGAGGCACTCGGCTTCTCACCCGAGCTGCGGGTGGTTTCTGACGGAATCGAGCCGGTGGCTGGCGCCATCCGGGGGGCGGTCGCCGACGGTGCAGTACTGGTGGTGACCACCGGCGGCACCGGGCTGGCGCCCCGGGATCTCACCCCCGAGGCCACTGCTTCGGTGATCGAGCGCCCCGCGCCGGGGATCTCCGAAGCCATGCGTGCCGCCACGTTCGGCGACAATCCCCACGGGATGCTCTCCCGCGGCGTGAGCGGCGTGATCGGCTCGACTCTCGTCGTCAACTTGCCCGGATCGGTGGCAGGCGTCACCGAAGGTCTGGCAGTCGCCGGCCCCGCCCTGGTGCACGCGGTAAGACTGTTGACGGGTGTGTCCGGCGAGCATTGA
- the moaC gene encoding cyclic pyranopterin monophosphate synthase MoaC, which produces MSELSHLDESGRARMIDVGDKPVTDRRATAEAIVTMSDAIRTALFSGGLPKGDALAVVRLAAIMAAKRTPDLIPLCHPLALTSIGVEVEEMADGARIVVTVATTGRTGVEMEAMTGAAIGAVALYDMVKGLDHGVEIGPVRLLSKAGGSSGEWRR; this is translated from the coding sequence ATGAGTGAGCTGTCGCACCTCGACGAGTCCGGTCGAGCCCGCATGATCGACGTCGGCGACAAGCCGGTCACCGATCGCCGCGCCACCGCCGAGGCGATCGTGACGATGAGCGACGCGATCCGCACCGCCCTCTTCTCCGGCGGCCTCCCCAAGGGGGATGCGCTCGCCGTGGTCCGCCTCGCCGCCATCATGGCCGCCAAGCGGACGCCGGACCTGATCCCGCTGTGCCATCCACTGGCCCTCACCTCCATCGGCGTCGAGGTGGAGGAAATGGCGGACGGTGCGCGCATCGTGGTGACCGTGGCCACCACCGGCCGCACCGGCGTCGAGATGGAGGCGATGACCGGTGCCGCCATCGGGGCGGTCGCCCTCTACGACATGGTCAAGGGACTCGATCACGGCGTCGAGATCGGCCCGGTGCGGCTCCTCAGCAAGGCGGGTGGATCGTCGGGGGAGTGGCGCCGATGA
- the glp gene encoding gephyrin-like molybdotransferase Glp, whose protein sequence is MKPLSDAQREVLAAMAPLGSETVPLSQALGRILAEDVAAPHPVPPFANSGVDGFAVRSSDLASGVVDLLIVDDVPAGRVASRAVAEGTAIRVMTGAPIPDGADSVVMVEDTTVDGDRVRVERTVPPGAHVRPRGGDVAEGTTVFSTGDRLSAAHLGVLASLGVTEPRVAVQPTVTVLSTGDEVTDPATTTLTPGAIRDANGPMLVGLLEQLGAEVHGPIIVGDDPVALRATIAEAVAGSDAIVTSGGVSVGDHDLVKEILGELGSVDLWRVAMQPAKPFAFGVIDGVPLFGLPGNPVSAFVAFEQFVRPALLRRMGATRLFRPQSRVECGEALSTDPSKTVFLRMRLVEGDGAPKVVGAGTQVSNVLSAMAVADVFGVIPVGVGDTAEGEMITVEWFGNPETRTMKEALS, encoded by the coding sequence GTGAAGCCGCTCTCCGATGCGCAGCGTGAGGTCCTCGCCGCCATGGCTCCGCTCGGGTCGGAAACGGTGCCGCTGTCGCAGGCCCTGGGGAGGATCCTGGCCGAGGACGTCGCCGCTCCTCACCCGGTCCCACCGTTCGCCAACTCGGGGGTCGATGGGTTCGCCGTGCGAAGCAGCGACCTGGCCTCCGGCGTGGTGGATCTCCTGATCGTCGATGATGTCCCCGCCGGACGGGTCGCCTCGCGGGCAGTCGCCGAAGGCACCGCCATCAGGGTGATGACCGGCGCACCGATTCCGGACGGAGCCGACTCGGTCGTGATGGTGGAGGACACGACCGTCGACGGTGACCGGGTCCGCGTCGAGCGGACGGTGCCCCCCGGGGCCCACGTCCGTCCGCGGGGTGGGGACGTGGCGGAGGGAACGACAGTGTTCTCCACTGGCGATCGGCTGTCGGCCGCTCACCTGGGAGTACTGGCGTCGCTCGGAGTCACCGAGCCGCGGGTGGCGGTTCAGCCGACGGTCACCGTGCTCTCCACCGGTGACGAGGTCACCGACCCGGCGACGACGACGCTCACCCCGGGTGCCATTCGTGATGCCAACGGGCCGATGCTGGTCGGGCTGTTGGAGCAGCTCGGCGCCGAGGTACACGGACCGATCATCGTCGGCGACGACCCGGTTGCCCTGCGAGCCACGATCGCCGAGGCGGTGGCCGGCTCCGACGCCATCGTCACCAGCGGTGGCGTCTCGGTGGGGGACCACGACCTGGTCAAGGAGATCCTCGGTGAGCTCGGTTCGGTCGACCTGTGGCGCGTCGCCATGCAACCGGCAAAGCCGTTCGCCTTCGGGGTCATCGACGGGGTTCCCTTGTTTGGACTCCCCGGCAATCCGGTATCGGCGTTCGTCGCCTTCGAGCAGTTCGTCCGGCCTGCGTTGCTGCGGCGCATGGGTGCGACCCGGCTGTTTCGACCGCAGTCAAGGGTCGAGTGCGGCGAGGCGTTGTCGACCGATCCGTCCAAGACGGTGTTTCTCCGGATGCGGCTCGTCGAGGGCGACGGGGCACCGAAGGTCGTGGGGGCCGGGACCCAGGTGTCCAACGTCCTGTCGGCGATGGCGGTGGCGGATGTGTTCGGGGTGATCCCCGTCGGTGTTGGCGACACCGCCGAGGGTGAGATGATCACCGTGGAGTGGTTCGGAAATCCAGAGACCCGAACGATGAAGGAGGCTCTGTCATGA
- the plsY gene encoding glycerol-3-phosphate 1-O-acyltransferase PlsY, whose amino-acid sequence MDPIAAIVVAGAYLIGSIDFGVIVPRMFGVDIYSHGSGNPGASNVLRSMGRKAAAVVVVGDMAKGFVAAMLGGLVVDKTTAFACAFFAVVGHCFPVWHRFRGGKGVASAGGGVLWLAPMLGLVFAGLWALLTVITRKASVGSLVNAALYVPALWWLGNDGWSLVWSAATIVLVVGRHRANIRRLISGAENSLEPR is encoded by the coding sequence GTGGACCCTATCGCTGCCATCGTCGTCGCCGGTGCCTACCTGATCGGCAGCATCGACTTCGGCGTGATCGTCCCGCGGATGTTCGGGGTCGACATCTACTCCCACGGCAGCGGCAACCCAGGTGCGTCAAACGTCCTGCGCAGCATGGGTCGCAAGGCGGCCGCGGTGGTGGTCGTCGGAGACATGGCCAAGGGGTTCGTCGCTGCGATGCTCGGCGGGCTCGTTGTCGACAAGACCACTGCCTTCGCCTGCGCCTTCTTCGCGGTGGTCGGTCACTGCTTCCCGGTCTGGCATCGATTCCGGGGAGGCAAGGGCGTCGCCAGCGCCGGCGGCGGCGTCCTCTGGCTGGCGCCGATGTTGGGTCTCGTGTTCGCCGGGCTGTGGGCGTTGCTCACCGTGATCACCCGCAAGGCATCGGTCGGCTCGCTGGTCAACGCTGCGCTCTATGTGCCCGCACTCTGGTGGCTGGGCAACGACGGATGGTCGCTGGTGTGGAGTGCAGCGACGATCGTGCTGGTCGTCGGTCGGCATCGCGCCAACATACGGAGGCTCATCTCGGGCGCCGAGAACAGCCTCGAACCGCGGTGA
- a CDS encoding SAF domain-containing protein, whose product MYWLQRPPHLRRIGAGLLVLFALVWDLRSAATEPYPFAARAIPPGGAFTDEVIEWRSLPLGALPAPDLGAGAAAIAIGAGDPITPSMIAPVATVPDGWWAVPVDLPSRSAVGTAVMLVVVEPPMSIPGIVVAAQRGDRFSLDYTPSLVAVPGEMAPLVAAAERAGMLVAATEP is encoded by the coding sequence GTGTACTGGCTGCAGCGTCCACCGCATCTACGACGAATCGGTGCGGGTCTCCTGGTGCTCTTCGCCCTGGTCTGGGATCTGCGCTCGGCGGCGACCGAGCCGTACCCCTTCGCGGCGCGTGCGATCCCGCCCGGGGGAGCGTTCACCGACGAGGTCATCGAGTGGCGGTCACTGCCGCTCGGTGCCCTGCCTGCGCCCGATCTGGGCGCAGGGGCCGCCGCCATCGCCATCGGGGCGGGTGATCCGATCACACCGTCGATGATCGCCCCGGTAGCAACCGTGCCGGACGGGTGGTGGGCAGTGCCCGTCGACCTGCCATCGCGGTCCGCCGTCGGTACCGCGGTGATGCTGGTGGTGGTGGAGCCGCCGATGAGCATCCCGGGGATCGTGGTCGCCGCCCAGCGCGGCGACCGATTCTCCCTGGACTACACACCGTCGCTGGTCGCCGTTCCCGGGGAGATGGCCCCGCTGGTCGCCGCCGCCGAACGCGCCGGGATGCTGGTGGCGGCTACCGAGCCGTGA
- a CDS encoding undecaprenyl-diphosphate phosphatase → MVTAAFWGFIQGITEFLPISSSGHLSLVPALFGMVEPDLATTAVLHLGTLAAVVWFYRREVIGLVTRPLAADNRHLWMLLIIGTIPAAIAGLTLDGPLEIIFSEPWMAAVALIVTGVIIGLSRWLPLGNRRVSDARIPDALIVGMAQAVALVPGISRSGMTITAGLAQGMTRVEAARFAFLLGIPAIAGAGLLEGLDLIDRGGFEPSLLVGVAVAAVTGYAAISFLVRLIARIGIAPYAIYCILFGLFAYLRL, encoded by the coding sequence ATGGTCACCGCTGCCTTCTGGGGCTTCATCCAGGGCATCACCGAGTTCCTCCCGATCTCATCGAGCGGTCACCTCTCGCTCGTCCCTGCCCTGTTCGGCATGGTGGAGCCCGACCTGGCGACGACCGCCGTCCTCCATCTGGGAACCCTGGCAGCCGTCGTCTGGTTCTACCGCCGCGAGGTGATCGGCCTCGTCACCCGGCCACTCGCCGCCGACAACCGCCACCTGTGGATGCTCCTGATCATCGGCACCATCCCGGCGGCGATCGCCGGCCTCACCCTCGACGGACCACTCGAGATCATCTTCTCGGAGCCGTGGATGGCGGCGGTGGCCCTCATCGTCACCGGAGTCATCATCGGCCTGAGCCGCTGGCTGCCGCTCGGCAATCGCCGGGTGAGCGACGCCCGGATCCCAGATGCCCTCATCGTCGGCATGGCGCAGGCGGTGGCTTTGGTCCCGGGCATCAGCCGGTCCGGGATGACGATCACCGCCGGACTCGCCCAGGGCATGACCAGGGTCGAGGCAGCGCGTTTCGCCTTCTTACTCGGTATCCCGGCTATTGCCGGCGCCGGGCTGCTCGAGGGGCTAGACCTGATCGACCGGGGCGGATTCGAGCCGTCGCTGCTCGTCGGTGTCGCCGTGGCTGCCGTCACCGGGTACGCCGCCATCTCGTTCCTGGTGCGGCTCATCGCCCGCATCGGGATCGCGCCGTACGCGATCTACTGCATCCTGTTCGGGCTGTTCGCCTACCTCAGGCTGTGA
- a CDS encoding nuclear transport factor 2 family protein, which produces MRRPYALVGPESIALEATVSAESVTLRAIEASELAPRPSPLGVRSDPEPEEYPVADEAVLELLRRPVSDEAYDEVRELWKQHSKAEDARDIAGLLATLTEDCVYELVDSGHRWEGHEGATRFYTGLLGAFPDIVFELSDIVIGPQGVFEMADVHGTSLGPWLGQEPTGERVEFRVGIYFPWDPERKLFTGERIWSAGLSVRG; this is translated from the coding sequence ATGCGGAGACCGTATGCTCTCGTCGGTCCCGAATCAATAGCCCTGGAGGCGACGGTGTCGGCGGAGTCCGTGACCCTGCGAGCGATAGAGGCGAGCGAACTCGCCCCTCGCCCCTCGCCCCTCGGGGTACGATCGGATCCCGAACCTGAGGAGTATCCCGTGGCCGACGAAGCCGTCCTCGAGCTGTTGCGCCGACCCGTCAGCGACGAGGCTTACGACGAGGTGCGCGAGCTGTGGAAGCAGCACAGCAAGGCCGAGGACGCCCGCGACATCGCCGGGCTGCTCGCCACCCTCACCGAGGACTGTGTGTACGAGCTGGTCGACTCGGGCCACCGTTGGGAGGGTCACGAGGGCGCCACGCGCTTCTACACGGGTCTGCTCGGAGCCTTTCCCGACATCGTATTCGAACTCTCGGACATCGTCATCGGCCCGCAGGGTGTGTTCGAGATGGCCGACGTCCACGGCACCAGCCTGGGGCCGTGGCTCGGGCAGGAACCGACCGGCGAGCGCGTCGAGTTCCGGGTCGGGATCTACTTCCCGTGGGATCCGGAGCGCAAGCTGTTCACCGGTGAGCGCATCTGGAGCGCCGGGCTGAGCGTCAGGGGGTGA
- a CDS encoding thioesterase family protein, which translates to MSTTTIAVRWGELDPYNHVNHATYLTYCEEARIGVLDGIGWDMVTLERAGFRVVVVGIDVAFKRPAGPGDSLVVTTTLADLGASASTWRQVITRNGEVLVEATVRAACTDLDGKPVRTPQEFRQALEPLLEQG; encoded by the coding sequence ATGTCCACGACCACGATCGCGGTGCGGTGGGGCGAGCTCGACCCGTATAACCACGTCAACCACGCCACCTACCTGACTTACTGCGAAGAGGCGCGCATCGGCGTCCTCGACGGCATCGGGTGGGACATGGTCACGCTGGAACGGGCGGGCTTTCGGGTAGTGGTCGTCGGCATCGACGTCGCCTTCAAACGCCCGGCCGGGCCGGGCGACAGCCTGGTCGTGACGACCACCCTCGCCGACCTCGGGGCGTCGGCGAGCACCTGGCGCCAGGTCATCACCCGCAACGGCGAGGTACTGGTCGAGGCGACGGTGCGCGCCGCCTGCACCGACCTCGACGGCAAGCCGGTACGCACGCCGCAAGAGTTCCGCCAGGCGCTCGAGCCACTGCTGGAGCAGGGATGA
- a CDS encoding TIGR03667 family PPOX class F420-dependent oxidoreductase produces MTDPSLPPAAIAEALDKAAVAWLTTVRRDGQPQASPVWFVYDDAGFTIYSRPDAQRLRNIGRHPRVSLNLDSEEGGRVVTVEGIAVITDGPPSDAHLSYREKYLERMTRMGYTPERFAAEYSSVVRVVATRWRVDV; encoded by the coding sequence ATGACCGACCCAAGCCTGCCACCGGCGGCGATCGCCGAGGCGCTCGACAAGGCAGCGGTGGCGTGGCTGACCACCGTGCGCCGCGATGGTCAGCCGCAGGCCTCCCCGGTGTGGTTCGTCTACGACGACGCCGGATTCACCATCTACAGCCGACCCGACGCTCAGCGGCTGCGCAACATCGGCCGGCATCCCCGGGTGTCGCTGAACCTGGACAGCGAAGAAGGCGGCCGCGTGGTCACCGTGGAAGGCATCGCCGTGATCACCGACGGACCCCCGAGCGATGCTCACCTGAGCTACCGGGAGAAGTACCTCGAACGGATGACGAGAATGGGGTACACGCCAGAACGCTTCGCCGCCGAATATTCGTCGGTGGTGCGGGTGGTGGCCACCCGATGGAGGGTCGATGTTTAA
- a CDS encoding thioredoxin family protein, with product MFKKRVKATHLDTLDELEALTAEGKPVLIDFFQVDCRPCRIMSGIVDELAEEFADTAHVVKVDVRRVPGAVAAFTIRSTPTFVLLGRSQRTPSKKARKRAGGAPAVQPASVSPRWRASGLVKKDDLARVLETNGATRAG from the coding sequence ATGTTTAAGAAGCGAGTCAAAGCCACCCACCTCGACACTCTCGACGAGCTCGAGGCGCTCACCGCCGAGGGCAAGCCGGTGCTCATCGACTTCTTCCAGGTGGACTGCAGACCGTGTCGGATCATGTCGGGAATCGTCGACGAGTTGGCCGAGGAGTTCGCCGACACCGCCCATGTGGTCAAGGTCGACGTCCGTCGCGTCCCAGGGGCGGTCGCTGCGTTCACCATCCGTTCCACACCCACCTTCGTCCTCCTGGGCCGGTCGCAGCGCACGCCATCGAAGAAGGCGCGTAAGCGCGCCGGGGGTGCGCCGGCGGTACAGCCGGCGTCGGTGTCGCCGAGGTGGCGCGCCTCGGGACTGGTCAAGAAAGACGACCTGGCGAGAGTGCTGGAAACCAACGGAGCCACCCGCGCCGGGTAG